The following are encoded together in the Vigna angularis cultivar LongXiaoDou No.4 chromosome 9, ASM1680809v1, whole genome shotgun sequence genome:
- the LOC108346321 gene encoding non-specific lipid-transfer protein 1 gives MASIKCACVVALLCLVVATAPTAHAITCGQVTSSLTSCIPFLTKGGDVPPPCCTGVKSLNAAAKTTPDRQAVCNCLKSAAASISGFNANNAAVLPGKCGVTIPYKISTSTNCANIKF, from the exons ATGGCCAGCATCAAGTGTGCGTGCGTCGTTGCCCTCCTGTGCTTGGTGGTTGCCACCGCACCCACGGCACATGCCATCACCTGCGGCCAGGTCACAAGTTCCCTCACTTCATGCATCCCATTCCTCACCAAGGGTGGGGACGTGCCGCCGCCATGCTGCACCGGAGTGAAGTCCCTCAACGCCGCCGCAAAGACCACCCCGGACCGCCAGGCCGTGTGCAACTGCCTCAAAAGCGCCGCCGCCAGCATCAGTGGATTCAATGCTAACAACGCAGCCGTACTCCCGGGCAAGTGTGGCGTCACCATCCCCTACAAGATCAGCACCTCCACCAACTGCGCtaa TATCAAGTTTTGA